In a genomic window of Cytobacillus sp. FSL H8-0458:
- a CDS encoding peptidoglycan D,D-transpeptidase FtsI family protein has translation MGKKKKKKSHVPFRVNLLFFSVFVLFSLLILRLGVVQIVNGETYKKEVDRTEDVIVSNPVPRGRMLDRNHQVIVDNHPKSAITYTNRNAKQDEMLQVAERLAVLIDKKTDKVTERDKKDHWILKNPEAARKKITEKEWKLFKEKKLDDKQIYKLQLKRITEEDLKQLSKKDMEVLAIFREFTSGYAMTPQIVKNEGVSQKEYAAVSENLQYLPGVNTTTDWDRTYAFESTLQTVLGRVTDSSEGLPQERLDYFLSRDYSRNERVGKSYLEMQYEDVLHGQKSKEKLITKKGEILGSELVSEGQRGKDLVLTIDMDLQKAVEEILEEEIWAAKRTRGTYLMDRAFVVLMDPHTGEVLTMAGKMIGKDENGKIVLQDYALGTISSSYNVGSSVKGATVLTGYKTGAITPGTTFLDAPMKIAGTPQVKKSWFNFQAIMNETRALRISSNVYMFKTAIEIADARYAYDQPLGFKNPNAFEDMRESFGQFGLGVRTGIDLPNEAIGYEGPLRLPGFLLDLAIGQYDTYTPMQMAQYISTIANGGYRIQPRLLKEIREPATEQEELGPIWKDIQPTVLNTIDVSERELKTVKEGLRQVMQHPEGTAYRRFADAPYSPAGKTGTAEAFYDGPLKKKGDKLIDVMNLSLVAYAPHNNPEIAMSVIVPWAYQGRSGHTANYEIGRKVLDRYFELKKKRMSGAEQEKPAEEDSETEEN, from the coding sequence ATGGGGAAAAAGAAGAAAAAGAAAAGCCATGTGCCTTTTAGGGTCAATTTATTGTTTTTCTCTGTTTTTGTTTTATTTTCATTATTAATCTTAAGGCTTGGTGTAGTACAGATTGTAAATGGCGAGACATACAAAAAAGAAGTCGACAGGACGGAAGATGTCATCGTATCTAACCCGGTTCCAAGGGGAAGGATGCTTGACCGGAACCATCAGGTTATTGTGGATAATCACCCAAAGAGTGCGATTACATATACCAACCGGAATGCCAAACAGGACGAAATGCTTCAGGTGGCAGAACGGCTGGCTGTTCTGATTGATAAAAAGACTGATAAAGTGACCGAACGGGATAAGAAGGATCATTGGATCTTGAAAAACCCGGAAGCTGCCCGGAAAAAAATAACTGAAAAGGAATGGAAGCTTTTTAAAGAAAAAAAACTGGATGATAAGCAAATCTATAAGCTGCAGCTAAAAAGAATCACAGAAGAAGATCTGAAGCAGCTGAGTAAGAAGGATATGGAAGTGCTGGCAATCTTTCGTGAATTCACGAGCGGCTATGCGATGACACCGCAAATTGTTAAGAATGAAGGTGTATCACAAAAAGAATATGCGGCGGTAAGCGAGAATCTCCAATATCTTCCAGGTGTCAATACAACGACTGATTGGGACCGGACTTATGCTTTTGAAAGTACGCTCCAGACAGTGCTTGGCAGGGTTACGGATTCCAGTGAAGGGCTGCCCCAGGAGCGGCTTGATTATTTTCTGTCCAGAGATTACAGCAGAAATGAACGTGTTGGAAAGAGCTATCTGGAAATGCAATATGAAGATGTTCTGCATGGCCAAAAATCAAAGGAAAAGCTTATTACGAAAAAAGGGGAAATTCTCGGAAGTGAATTGGTTTCTGAAGGACAAAGAGGCAAAGATCTTGTCCTGACGATTGATATGGACCTTCAGAAAGCTGTGGAAGAAATTTTGGAAGAGGAAATTTGGGCTGCCAAGCGGACCCGGGGAACTTATTTAATGGATCGTGCGTTTGTCGTCCTAATGGATCCGCATACAGGTGAAGTTCTGACAATGGCAGGAAAGATGATTGGCAAGGATGAAAATGGCAAAATCGTTCTGCAGGATTATGCGCTGGGTACCATTTCATCTTCTTACAATGTGGGATCCTCTGTAAAAGGGGCAACTGTTTTAACAGGCTATAAAACGGGTGCAATTACACCCGGAACGACCTTTTTAGATGCACCGATGAAAATTGCAGGAACCCCGCAGGTGAAAAAATCATGGTTTAACTTTCAGGCAATCATGAACGAAACAAGGGCATTGCGTATCTCCTCAAACGTATATATGTTTAAAACAGCCATTGAAATTGCGGATGCGCGTTATGCTTATGATCAGCCACTTGGATTTAAAAATCCTAATGCATTTGAAGATATGAGAGAATCTTTCGGCCAATTTGGCCTTGGTGTCAGAACTGGCATTGATTTGCCAAATGAGGCAATAGGTTATGAGGGTCCTCTCAGATTGCCGGGATTCCTGTTAGACCTTGCAATCGGACAGTATGATACCTATACTCCAATGCAAATGGCCCAATATATATCAACGATAGCCAATGGAGGATACCGCATTCAGCCGCGGCTTTTAAAAGAAATTCGCGAGCCGGCAACGGAGCAGGAGGAACTTGGCCCAATCTGGAAGGATATTCAGCCGACTGTCTTAAATACGATAGATGTAAGCGAAAGAGAGCTAAAGACTGTTAAAGAGGGACTAAGACAGGTGATGCAGCATCCAGAAGGCACTGCATATAGAAGGTTCGCAGACGCACCATATTCTCCAGCAGGAAAAACTGGCACAGCGGAAGCATTTTATGACGGCCCGCTCAAAAAAAAGGGTGATAAATTAATAGATGTTATGAACTTGAGCCTTGTTGCCTATGCACCGCATAATAATCCTGAAATCGCCATGTCAGTCATTGTTCCATGGGCATACCAGGGAAGAAGCGGGCATACTGCCAATTATGAAATTGGCAGGAAAGTTTTAGATAGATATTTTGAGCTGAAAAAGAAGCGGATGTCCGGTGCAGAACAGGAGAAGCCTGCCGAAGAAGATTCAGAAACAGAAGAAAACTAA
- a CDS encoding DUF3231 family protein, which produces MGILSGNPKDEPMHYGEVFSTWSYLLAGKGMASAYQTMLSHSGDEDLKKMLEEAIRLSKQEEEQVEAMLKENGIGLPPSPPDRPDACVNDIPPGARFMDPEVAAKLAGDLAAGMVGCSTIMGQCVREDIAGMFGQFHTQKAALGIKVLRMNKEKGWLIPPPLHLHKSDNC; this is translated from the coding sequence ATGGGTATTTTAAGCGGAAATCCAAAAGATGAACCGATGCACTATGGTGAAGTCTTTAGTACCTGGTCTTACCTGCTCGCAGGCAAAGGTATGGCTTCTGCCTACCAGACCATGCTAAGTCACTCTGGAGATGAGGACTTAAAGAAGATGCTTGAAGAAGCAATCCGCCTCTCCAAACAGGAAGAAGAACAGGTTGAGGCTATGTTAAAGGAGAACGGGATTGGCCTTCCTCCTTCACCACCGGACAGACCTGATGCTTGTGTGAATGATATTCCTCCAGGTGCCAGGTTCATGGATCCTGAGGTAGCTGCAAAATTAGCAGGAGACTTGGCTGCAGGAATGGTTGGCTGCAGTACGATCATGGGTCAATGTGTACGCGAAGATATTGCAGGCATGTTTGGCCAATTTCATACTCAGAAAGCTGCTTTAGGCATAAAGGTTCTTCGCATGAACAAAGAAAAAGGCTGGCTGATTCCTCCGCCGCTTCATCTACACAAATCAGATAATTGCTAA
- a CDS encoding hydrolase translates to MDQTKNTYYIDIENAQIYSEPVEAAEWQFKIFATDEELAQLNEYINENYDADLKTFARAHVPFLEYHKESKNDEYDASMEGIYKMIYKLGDEEARKHIEGMGIL, encoded by the coding sequence ATGGACCAAACAAAAAATACCTATTATATAGATATTGAAAATGCGCAGATTTACTCCGAACCTGTAGAAGCTGCCGAATGGCAGTTTAAAATATTTGCGACTGACGAAGAATTGGCTCAGTTAAATGAATACATTAATGAGAATTATGATGCAGATCTTAAAACATTTGCCCGTGCCCATGTGCCGTTCCTCGAGTACCACAAAGAATCGAAAAATGATGAATACGATGCATCCATGGAAGGCATATATAAAATGATTTATAAATTGGGTGATGAGGAAGCCCGGAAACATATAGAAGGAATGGGGATACTGTAA
- a CDS encoding molybdopterin oxidoreductase family protein, whose product MQRDKFFKEIENLNHPNEKLIKTHCSYCGMQCGMNLRVNTQTNKIIGVEPRYDWPVTVGKMCPKGVTAYQQTNHKDRLLKPLIRDDASLKGTAEGFREASWDEAYDLIAKKFKELQAEYGKDSLSVFSGVSMTNEKCYLTGKFARVAMGTRYIDYNGRFCMSSAAGGFLRSFGVDRGSTLPWTDIHETDCLFIAGSNTAECHPTSMFRIWNVQERGGYIIVVDPRETPIARRADLHLDLQPGTDLALANGIVNQLIEMGYIDEEFINKHTNGFEETKDLVKDFTPEYTSMLTGVAPEKIIRAAEIYGKAPNAVVMFARGVEQQHKGVDNVSAYTNMALVTGKIGRPKAGVATFTGQGNGQGGREHGQKSDLLPGYRKITNPKHVEEVCSVWGITPEEMPQPGVSAYEMIELMEQKTIRGLYLLCSNPAVSAPNQNFVRKAFKALDFMVCSDFYLSESAEFADVILPAVTWSEDEGTVTNIEGRIIKINKAQEPVGESKPDWQIQVELAERLGRGKYFSHLKTARDVADEFRLATKGGYADYYGATWDKIDKQDGVFWPCKDEKDEGTPHMFLDKKFYHPDGKAKICALPYRPPAEEPCEKYPLRLTTGRVVYHYLSGNQTRRIPFLHDMCPEPYVEIHPETASTYNMEHEERVRLFTRRGEAIYKVKITEAIRKDTVFVPYHFGHEDSINLLTIAALDPISRMPEFKACAAQLEKVELKKVQ is encoded by the coding sequence ATGCAAAGGGATAAGTTTTTTAAAGAAATTGAAAATCTGAACCATCCGAATGAAAAATTGATAAAAACACACTGCAGCTATTGCGGCATGCAATGCGGAATGAATTTGAGGGTTAATACACAGACAAACAAAATCATCGGGGTTGAACCCCGTTATGACTGGCCGGTTACTGTCGGCAAAATGTGTCCGAAAGGGGTTACCGCCTACCAGCAGACCAACCACAAAGACCGCCTGCTGAAGCCGCTGATCCGGGATGATGCTTCTTTGAAAGGAACTGCAGAAGGATTCCGTGAAGCAAGCTGGGATGAGGCATATGATTTGATCGCAAAAAAATTCAAAGAGCTTCAGGCAGAATACGGAAAAGATTCACTCTCCGTCTTCAGCGGAGTTTCCATGACAAATGAAAAATGTTATCTGACAGGCAAGTTTGCCCGGGTTGCTATGGGAACGCGCTATATTGACTATAACGGCAGATTCTGTATGTCCAGTGCAGCCGGCGGATTCCTTCGTTCTTTCGGAGTAGATAGGGGCTCAACATTGCCTTGGACGGATATTCACGAAACGGATTGCCTGTTTATCGCCGGAAGCAATACGGCTGAATGCCATCCAACCTCCATGTTCCGTATTTGGAACGTTCAGGAAAGAGGCGGTTATATCATTGTGGTGGATCCCCGTGAAACGCCAATTGCGAGAAGGGCGGACCTTCATCTTGATTTGCAGCCTGGAACAGATCTTGCACTTGCAAACGGGATTGTAAATCAATTGATTGAAATGGGCTATATAGATGAAGAATTCATTAACAAACATACAAACGGATTTGAAGAAACAAAGGATCTTGTAAAGGATTTTACACCTGAATATACAAGCATGCTGACTGGTGTGGCGCCTGAAAAAATTATTCGCGCTGCTGAAATATACGGAAAAGCTCCAAATGCGGTTGTTATGTTTGCGCGGGGTGTTGAACAGCAGCATAAGGGTGTTGATAATGTTTCCGCCTACACCAACATGGCGCTTGTTACTGGAAAGATCGGCCGCCCTAAAGCCGGAGTAGCCACTTTCACTGGACAGGGCAATGGACAGGGCGGGAGAGAGCATGGGCAAAAGTCAGATTTGCTTCCAGGCTACCGGAAAATTACTAATCCAAAACATGTTGAAGAAGTATGCAGCGTTTGGGGAATCACACCTGAAGAAATGCCGCAGCCTGGTGTATCTGCTTATGAAATGATTGAACTGATGGAGCAAAAGACCATTCGCGGTTTATACCTTCTATGTTCGAATCCGGCTGTATCAGCACCAAATCAAAATTTTGTGAGGAAAGCATTTAAAGCCTTGGATTTCATGGTCTGCTCCGATTTCTATCTTTCTGAATCGGCAGAATTTGCAGATGTGATCCTGCCAGCCGTTACATGGTCAGAGGATGAAGGGACAGTAACAAATATTGAAGGACGTATTATAAAAATCAACAAAGCACAGGAGCCTGTTGGTGAATCAAAGCCGGACTGGCAGATTCAAGTGGAGCTGGCTGAGCGGTTAGGCAGAGGGAAATATTTTTCTCATCTGAAAACAGCCAGAGATGTTGCAGATGAGTTCAGGCTGGCAACTAAGGGCGGCTATGCTGATTATTATGGTGCCACATGGGATAAGATCGATAAGCAGGACGGGGTTTTCTGGCCTTGCAAAGACGAAAAAGATGAAGGAACACCGCATATGTTCCTTGATAAAAAGTTCTATCATCCGGATGGCAAAGCAAAGATATGCGCCCTGCCATACCGTCCGCCAGCGGAAGAACCGTGTGAAAAATATCCGCTCCGTTTAACAACCGGCCGTGTGGTTTACCATTATCTATCAGGAAATCAGACTAGGAGAATTCCTTTCCTTCACGATATGTGTCCTGAACCATATGTGGAAATCCATCCGGAAACAGCATCAACATATAATATGGAGCATGAAGAAAGAGTCCGTCTGTTTACAAGAAGAGGCGAGGCTATCTATAAAGTCAAAATTACGGAAGCCATCCGCAAGGATACAGTCTTTGTTCCATACCATTTTGGACATGAAGACTCTATTAATCTATTAACGATTGCAGCGTTAGATCCAATCTCCCGTATGCCTGAATTCAAGGCATGTGCTGCACAGCTGGAAAAAGTCGAACTAAAGAAGGTGCAATAA
- a CDS encoding 4Fe-4S dicluster domain-containing protein, whose product MKKRLYLELENCIGCRSCLAACTQCGGHEERNRNYVYDVNPLVNRQTMPLMCLHCENPACARSCPAQAIQIHETGAVLSALVEKCIGCQNCTIACPYGIPKFDHEQNLMYKCDLCIDRTKDGIPPMCASVCPSNTLQWLTDEEIENKKKQFNLDNGKWVTSMPYLEGETNVKVNLPGILQGITKLF is encoded by the coding sequence ATGAAGAAGAGGCTGTATTTGGAACTTGAAAACTGTATAGGATGCCGTTCTTGTCTGGCAGCATGTACACAATGCGGGGGGCATGAGGAGCGCAACAGAAACTATGTGTATGATGTAAATCCTCTTGTGAACCGGCAGACAATGCCTCTCATGTGCCTTCACTGTGAAAACCCGGCATGTGCGCGAAGCTGCCCTGCCCAGGCTATTCAGATTCATGAGACAGGGGCTGTTTTATCTGCACTTGTCGAAAAGTGTATCGGCTGCCAGAACTGTACAATTGCCTGCCCATATGGCATACCAAAGTTTGATCACGAGCAGAACCTAATGTATAAATGCGATCTATGCATTGATCGTACAAAAGATGGAATTCCTCCTATGTGTGCGAGTGTGTGTCCATCCAATACACTTCAATGGCTGACAGATGAAGAAATAGAAAACAAGAAGAAGCAATTTAACCTTGATAACGGCAAATGGGTTACAAGTATGCCATATCTTGAAGGTGAAACAAACGTAAAAGTAAATCTGCCGGGAATCCTTCAGGGGATTACAAAGCTGTTTTAG
- a CDS encoding Rieske (2Fe-2S) protein, whose amino-acid sequence MSDKNNKIPFNEDNYTHNIERNNERKLDRRGFMKTLVGAAGVFAVSSLPWGAVAAKELMGLGEKEYPHKKITEVSKLPIGDAVEFKFPGDHDDAILIRLSENKYVAYQNACTHLRCPVFWVKEQGEMICPCHHGKFNVETGAPTAGPPRRPLPEIQVNVENGAIYAVRVKRYEA is encoded by the coding sequence ATGTCTGATAAGAATAACAAGATTCCCTTTAATGAAGATAACTATACGCACAATATCGAACGGAATAACGAAAGAAAACTGGATAGACGGGGATTCATGAAAACTTTGGTAGGTGCGGCCGGTGTATTTGCGGTTTCCTCCCTTCCCTGGGGGGCGGTAGCTGCCAAAGAATTGATGGGGCTTGGCGAAAAGGAATATCCTCATAAGAAAATAACCGAAGTAAGCAAGCTTCCAATCGGCGATGCAGTGGAGTTCAAGTTTCCCGGAGATCATGATGATGCAATATTAATCCGCTTATCAGAGAACAAATATGTTGCCTATCAGAACGCGTGTACACATCTGCGCTGCCCGGTATTCTGGGTGAAGGAGCAAGGAGAAATGATTTGTCCTTGCCACCACGGCAAGTTCAATGTGGAAACTGGTGCGCCGACTGCGGGACCGCCAAGAAGGCCGCTTCCGGAAATACAGGTTAATGTGGAGAATGGCGCAATTTATGCGGTCAGGGTGAAGCGTTATGAAGCGTAG